The sequence CGCCAAACATGACAATGAGAATATTATGTATGTGAGATCTTTGattaaattcaaataaatatgtctCAGTCTACAACAGACCTCGAGCATAACATTAGAGCTGACTTTGGATGTGAGGCCTCTTGGTCAACTGTATTAGATAAAACTCCAATGTCTATCAGGATACGTGGATTCTCTTAGATTTAAAAATTTCAAATGCAAGTAAAATAGAAACTTAAATTCATAATAGAACTGAATTGAACTGAATTCAAGAAATGCATGCTTAGATCTGGGATGTTTTATAACCAAACTAGGACACCATAATAAGAAAGAATTAATAAGAAATAATTaactttattaatatatttatgatgaaattattatcctatttatttattttttgacaaaAGTGGACGGagtcataaatatatatatttaaaatattaagcTAGTTCAAGAATTCAATAGGGAAAGAACTAgcaagaaaaccctatatccttgctcaaatacaaaagtCATATGAAAGTTGAAATCCTAATTTGACAGCAATGCTAGACTAAAacgaaaaggaaaaaaagaaaatccCCTCAATGCCATCGTTTTGCATCTTCATACGTTATAAAAATACAAGATACCACCTAAAAATATAAAACTACCCTTAATCTAAAAGGAAACCTTAATGGCCCCAATTACAAATTACAAGCCAGGCTTTTCCTTCCCTGATAGCTTAAGtacaataaaaaacaaaacatCTCATGTACGGGGAGAGGAAAGCAGAGATAGTAATTTTCTTCTGTATGTCGATGAAGGCAGTAGCTATCCAAATGCATAAATCCCTGCATGTTACGGATATATGTTGAAGCCGACCCATCTTGTGAATTGAGACCTGATCAAAATGGGAGCGGTGCTCGACCACAAACCAAACATACCAAATGCATAGATTGTACAGGACAAAAGAATACTATGAACAGCATGTGAGACAACCTATATTATGATCAAACTATTTTAAACAATTCTAGATTATTTTCAAATTATATATTTGTGTCCATGTTTTCAGAGGGATTTCTAAAACAAGTTAGACCTGTTTAAATGCTAGCCTACTATTCCAGGAGTGACAATATTTTGTAGAAGGCCTCACCAACTTTTGCTTCTTCTCCTGCCAATACCATTGCTTTGCTTCGATGATTGCTAGATATCCATTTGACATACCGAGCAACCACATACTCTGGAGCTTGTCTGAACACTGCCATATGTACGAATGCCCCCTCCTCACAATAATATTCCTCTTCATCGTCCTCAGAATAATTGTCCTCGTTCTCCTGAGAAtaattttcctcttcatccttcgtAGAATAATTATCCTTCTCGTTCTCCTGAGAAtaattttcctcttcatccttcatAGAATAATTATCCTCCTCGTCCTCAGAATAATACATGTCGTCCTCGTCCACCGCAGAATAATTTTCCTCTTCGtcctcctcttccttgtcttctaTCAAATAACACAAGAAATTCTGAAGCTCGCTGCAATCAAACACCTCCTCGAATCTCCGTACACTAAGATAAGGAAACTCGGTGTTTAAAACTGGTTGTACAGAACCAAACACCCTTCTATCTTCATCTGGCGGGGAAGTTCCTGCAAATAGTATTTGTTGCAGAACGATCTGTCAATACACATTAGAAGTTCATTATAATAGTAAAAGTTTTGAAAGTGTAATTAGACCCAATTACCTTGAGAGACTGAACACAAGGCTTTATGGCTGACATTCTGAGACAACTGACACTCAATTCATTCAATCTATCCACATTCTCCAAACTCTCTATTCCTGGCAACTCCCAACTGGTTCTAGCTTCTAACTTCTGCAGTGATCTGCAATGTTGGATACCTTCTATACTGGAAACATAAGGGCAACGGTATATTTCAAATTCTTTGAGCAGAGTCAGACATGCAAATGTTGGGAGCTCATCTAACTTCCCACAGTGAGATATATGCAGTTTACCAAGGTTTACCACATCTCCAATACATCTAATGTTCTTCAGGACGTTACAGCCTGACAACAATAGGTCGTTAATTGATCTCGGCAATGTTCTGATCTCCTCCAATTGGTCATTCTCCATGATACTCAGTCTCTTAAGGTTGGGACAACAGTCTTCAGATATGGATATTTCCAACAAACCTGTGCTAGATAACTCTATATTTTCCAGTTTGTGAAGTGCAAAATCCCCTGCTGTGAAAGGCAATATGGTCAACATCCGGCTTTGAACTGAAAGAATGCTCAAGCAGGACAAGTTTGAAGATGGCAAGCTGGTCAACTGCGGGCAAGTAATCCCAAGATTGGTCAAGCAGGACAACTTTGAAAGAGAAGATGGCAAGCTGCTCAACCGGTTGCCACCAATTGAAAGATCCGTCAAGGAGGACAAGTTTCCAACAGAAAGTGGTATATTTGTCAACATATCGCTACCAATTGTTAGGCTTTTCAACTTGGGGAGTAGACCAATATCATCTGGCAAATACCTTAGGCTGGTTCTATGTGCAGTCAGTCTTTTCAAAGACACCTGACTTGTAATTTTAGAAGGCAACTCTTCTACTTTCTTGCAACAACCGAGGTCTAAAATTTCCAGCTTTTTAATGTTTTCCAGCATGTCTGACCTTAGCTTGAGCTTATTGCAATCATATAAATCCAGAAATTCCAAATGAATCAGATTCTTAAAAGAAATTGGCAGTATCTTCAGCTCTGCGCAAAATCTCAAATCTATATGACGCAGATTTTTTAACTCTCCAAAACGATCTGGTAGTGATTGGAGATTAGAAGAACTTATCACCATGTACTCCAGTGCTTGTAGATCACAAAACTCTTCTGGCAGGTTGATACAGGGAAAGCCATGAGACGTCATATTGTGAAGTATAATTCTTTTCAATTGCTTAAGTCGCCCTATTGAAGGGGGAAGCTTTTGCAACGCACTCTTTGAAGAAATATTCAACTCCATCAACTTCAAAGGTGGCTGCAGGCAACATATTTTTAATTTTAGTTATAAATTGTTCGACATCAAATTTCAAAATATTCTTTTTGAAACAAACATAAAGCAAGACACGTACGTTCACATTGTCTCTCCAAAGCTCTTCCAAGTTTGCCGAGTAAACCTGCAATACAACTAAATTTGTGAATTGAACCCCTGAAGGAAGATTCCTGTGGCGAAATCTATCCC is a genomic window of Cryptomeria japonica chromosome 7, Sugi_1.0, whole genome shotgun sequence containing:
- the LOC131045425 gene encoding disease resistance protein Roq1-like, coding for MGGSGKTTLAKELFNRKCLSFEKSSLILDVREAAQNDLHKKQKKLPQDLGISNLSFDNIEDGKFFLSNCLKNVRALIVLDDVDHTDQLDALLPNLNNLGSDNLEIVTTRDLGVLASWDIYSIYKMPGLNDSQANQLFWKREMFLDATCFLIGEETSVPVAVWDGSGWSGVHGLERPVEKCLVEVHKENATFFDDKHRETIRMHDHLRDIGREIASTHSPCRYWSRHQIQINSQATAPIRGINSGTLNLQYCLEKLVGSKILLVSEIELTEEIVSLSEDLVWLRWDRFRHRNLPSGVQFTNLVVLQVYSANLEELWRDNVNPPLKLMELNISSKSALQKLPPSIGRLKQLKRIILHNMTSHGFPCINLPEEFCDLQALEYMVISSSNLQSLPDRFGELKNLRHIDLRFCAELKILPISFKNLIHLEFLDLYDCNKLKLRSDMLENIKKLEILDLGCCKKVEELPSKITSQVSLKRLTAHRTSLRYLPDDIGLLPKLKSLTIGSDMLTNIPLSVGNLSSLTDLSIGGNRLSSLPSSLSKLSCLTNLGITCPQLTSLPSSNLSCLSILSVQSRMLTILPFTAGDFALHKLENIELSSTGLLEISISEDCCPNLKRLSIMENDQLEEIRTLPRSINDLLLSGCNVLKNIRCIGDVVNLGKLHISHCGKLDELPTFACLTLLKEFEIYRCPYVSSIEGIQHCRSLQKLEARTSWELPGIESLENVDRLNELSVSCLRMSAIKPCVQSLKIVLQQILFAGTSPPDEDRRVFGSVQPVLNTEFPYLSVRRFEEVFDCSELQNFLCYLIEDKEEEDEEENYSAVDEDDMYYSEDEEDNYSMKDEEENYSQENEKDNYSTKDEEENYSQENEDNYSEDDEEEYYCEEGAFVHMAVFRQAPEYVVARYVKWISSNHRSKAMVLAGEEAKVGEAFYKILSLLE